The DNA window ATATCGGAGtgttgatttttattacaatttcattAGCTCAAGTCTTTGCTAGTACCTACTCGTATACTATTTTTTAACTTCAATCTGTTGACTCTTTTATTCTGGCGTGTAccgtacaaaatttttaagttgATTGAAGTAttgcttttgaattttgcgTATCAATTCGACCAACTATTGACCGTTGACTTAAGAATATACAGACCCTTAAGTATTATTCACAAttgacttacaattagtgcAGTGCGGAAGTTTGGAAATACGAATACCATGCGAGCGTTTGTAATAATCGATTATAAACGCTCGCATGGTATACGTATTTCCAAAATTCTGCAAACTTTTGCACAGCTGCAACACCATTGCACTAACGATAAGTCAGTTGTGAATAATACTTTACGGATCTTGGTGTACCAAGAAAAATTCGTAACACGCTGGCGCTCTCTGAGTAATTACGATGCCGCGATGCTAGAGTTAAAAACCAACTGCAGAACATCGGAAGGTTACCAAAGTGAGCATAATTCGGGTTGTGTTACCGTCTGAGTCATCTGGTCTGCCGAATGGTAACCTGAAGTCCATGGTTGAAGAATTATCCCCGAGTGTACTCGCCGATTTACACCTTTACCGACCTGTTAACAATATCCGACATTAAcaagtaataattaaattcgtCAAAAAAGACGTGGACGATAAGTGATGTAATGTAAGAATAGGGCATGGGAAATATAAGAATTTATCTGCAAatgatttattatacatgtaaccATTGAGCGATGGTTATATTTACCGttgcatgtacatacatgaATTATAATAACTCATGTTGCAGATTATAACAAAAGccttaaaaagaaaaaacaactcTGTGttccaaaaattgtttttatgaaaaaaaagtaaaaaatcgatATATTATCATCTCTGTAttgtaggaaaatatttattggtGCTTGAATATGTTAATTTCAGACTCGTTTCTAAGAAACAGTCACAAGCGAACTTgaagtcaaaaaaatttcacgattttttttcgatacttatggaaaaaaaaaccacataaaatgagaaattaatattttctcatttgcACGCAGAGCTAGATctatatttaaaataatttttatttccaaactATCTATCAATGTGAGAGTTCTTATACGATTTCATCTAACATTGAGgccaattttcttttctggCAAGAAGGATACTCCTTTCGGTGATGTTCCACTACTTGCACCATGCATTCAACGAAAGacttattttctttccaaaattCTGGATCTGAGTCAAGGAAATTGTATTGCGAatcatattatttaaataGAAAGAGTGAATTTTGAGTGACAAAATCACTCAAAATCTTCCGAAATAGTAAATCAAAATGAATTGCTTTCTCATCCAAgcattttcgattttttttcgggGACTGTAGATAGATTTGGAGGTCATCTGCGTACAGAGGATGGTCCATGTGCCGAAGAATCCGACAGATGTTTAATAGTTTATGAAAACGACGAAGAGAAGTCGGAGACGTGACTTTTGACAGAGGGATTAATTAGGGACGGGTGTTCATCGAGAtattgttgagaaaatatttattttgttttatatcgCATTAAGCGATGTTCAGTAACATTTTACTCATAGTCATTTTACCTGTTTCCAGGCAACCTCGAATAATacatatttcaaaagttatcaAGTACCATTAAAGTCATCGATAACTTACATTTGTACTCATTACAGTCAATTGTCGAGTAATTATCGAgcagaaataaaacaaaaatagtaTTGCACATTTATTACTTGGCAAAACTAAAATACTATACGTGTTAATTATAAACTAAATATTCGATAAATTGAATTCCGGTATTCAGGTAACAATATCACAGCTAgaaaaacgtataaaatacATCGTAGGATATGCGATGAGAATTAAAACCAAGAAGCTACCAATTAATACCTTACAAGAATGCAAATAGGAatacgaataataaaaataccagAATATACCGTCAGTATGATTTGAAAAGTATGAAATACTATTCAACAAACTGGTAGTAATTTTCTAGGTATTTGCAGGTAAATACGTAGCTGTTGACTAAAATCGAAACACTAGAGATTATCAATATCTTATACTAGATACAATTAGcattaaaaagtaaaaaatcaaacacaAACTAAAATAGTATTCTTATAGATATTATAACTATCTATGGAATTATTGcgacagaaaaatatttattgtatttttttttttttcgtcttggTCAAAGCTCGATTATGAGAAATAATGAACTCAGTTTTCGGAATCTTCTGCCGCATCTTCGACAAATTCAAGCGCTCGTTTCCGCGTCACGCACTCTATGTACGAAACCTTATTTCGAACGGTAACTCCGTAGTGTTTATGAGCATGTTCAATTAACTCTGGcctggaaatgaaaattcattatatctttacaaaaaaaaaatgtatataatttctacaaaattatattctttagacggttttttttttttaatttagttGCTATTCACTTCGATTATGTTGAATTAGTCACTCGATGAACGTCGGTTTGATCAATCAATGAAAATACATCCCATACTGGAATAACTTTTCtaatttgttaataataacaataaaaaatcgcACCTGAAGGTCGTAGTGATAAACTGCACGGTGGAACTGAGTTCGTGAATCACACCGGCAACGGCGCGCCTGTGCTCGGCGTCCAACGCCGCATCAATTTCGTCGAATATATAAAACGGTGCCAAGTCACACTTTTGTATTGCAAATATCAGTGCAAGAGCTACGACCGATTTCTGTCCCCCCGATAACTGCTTCATCTCTTGCATCATGCTCTCCGAATTTCCGAAAGAAACTCGAATGCCTGCGAAATTGAGAATGTGAAAGAACAGCagaaaaaagaggaaacaGAAACATTCGCCGTGATAAATGTAAGAAGACTGGAACAATTTTAagagtttagaaaaaaaaaaaaaaccccgaGTTATTACCGACGCCGACAAAACTATCGCAGATCGCCGACTCAGAGACAGCTCTATCATTCTCTTCCTCGTCATGTGATGTCTGCATTACAAGTTCACCTCGTCCAGACGGTAcgagtttttgaaaaacttcacTGAAATACTTGCTCACCTAAACAGTTTCACAGACATAACACAGTGAAGATCATATCATAGCGAATTCGGTTTTTCTATCGTGGTTTCACCTCAAAATCAATTTACAAgaactttttcgttttttatcgCTCAGACATTCGTCCGTCAATACTTTTAAATCGCACTAAAATGTTTAATTACCCTAAGCTGCAAGACTTCTAGATCGAATAAAATCACTCACCTGTTTATAAGTGAATTCTATCGCGTTGTATTTGTGCTGTTCAAGAACAGTCattaattcttttattttttcgtaccCGCGATCAAGTTCCAACTTTCGttctctcaattttttttcctcatcggTCATCGTCGAGTACTGATCCAAAGCTTTCTGATTTACGTCGCTGCGAACAGAAAATGGGTGATTACCTTATACAGATACTAgtagcaataaaaaaaaataagtaaaccAAGCTCGATCTCTATACTTTTGAACAAAATAAGCCTCCATCGTATTAAATCATTGCTTCTTTCATTtgtaaaatatcgaaattcgGTCACTTTTCAACCGTCTactcgaatgaaaataaaaagtctaCCTGCATTATCGAATgcaatttttgattaaaacaTTCTACGATCAAAAAGTGACCCGGTATTCTtttaaataatgtttttcATTACCTGTATTCCTTAAGTTGATTATGAATCTTCTCAATTTCGTTGAGAATTTGTTTCGTTGAAAGTTTGCCGTATTTTGCAATCGATGCCGAATTCGGAAGTGGACCGAGTTCCATTATCTTCCTAGTAATCTCGTCTATATTCCGGTGTATAGTGTTGAGTCGGATCCCGACCATCTCGAGACTCTGCAAGTCTTCCTCCAACCTTTCTTTAGCTCGTTTTTCCGCGAATTTGTA is part of the Neodiprion virginianus isolate iyNeoVirg1 chromosome 5, iyNeoVirg1.1, whole genome shotgun sequence genome and encodes:
- the LOC124305593 gene encoding structural maintenance of chromosomes protein 3-like yields the protein MSMGNRERQLELSEAHLEEVKTNLAKINSDIALQNQKITEAAENQKAAMLYLDKYKFAEKRAKERLEEDLQSLEMVGIRLNTIHRNIDEITRKIMELGPLPNSASIAKYGKLSTKQILNEIEKIHNQLKEYSDVNQKALDQYSTMTDEEKKLRERKLELDRGYEKIKELMTVLEQHKYNAIEFTYKQVSKYFSEVFQKLVPSGRGELVMQTSHDEEENDRAVSESAICDSFVGVGIRVSFGNSESMMQEMKQLSGGQKSVVALALIFAIQKCDLAPFYIFDEIDAALDAEHRRAVAGVIHELSSTVQFITTTFRPELIEHAHKHYGVTVRNKVSYIECVTRKRALEFVEDAAEDSEN